One genomic segment of Bombina bombina isolate aBomBom1 chromosome 4, aBomBom1.pri, whole genome shotgun sequence includes these proteins:
- the LOC128655531 gene encoding tigger transposable element-derived protein 1-like, with protein sequence MADKKKCRKSITLDMKLKIIRLYDEGVIQAEIGRKLGFTRTTINTVMKNREKIVAEVKSATPVNTTTIRKRDSIVADMERLLILWIENQTTRHVPVNQAIIQSKALSLFNDLKAKKGEAAKDAEFVASRGWFDRFKKRSNLHNIKVQGEAAAANTEAAESYPSEFAKIIEDGGYSMDQIFNVDETGLFWKKMPARTFIARQEKSMPGYKPAKDRITLLLGGNASGTLKLKPLFIYRFQNPRALKNYVKTRLPVHWRANKKAWVTAALFEDWFDTCFVPEVKAYCKDNNIPFKILLLVDNAPGHPRTLEELNPNIRVEFLPPNTTSLLQPMDQCVIAAFKLNYLKRTFSKCIAAIDKEEGAGQEVLSKFWKSYNILDCIKTVRDAWNDIKDTTMKRAWKKLCPQLADDSEGVDDSVANVTENIVEMARQLELEVEPEDVAELLASHTEPLSNEDLLELEEEREEEEDVQNGVENIEQPEGLTSKILFQAFRHLDSAMALFEKHDRDFERSFTVNGNISGAYSCYKEIYREKKKATLQTSIETYFSKSPSARRSSSSTDSHLDTRSSTGSPFPALASPPSPAPSLIATCSTPNSPARKRLAFEELTCETEDTSMTSSLLE encoded by the coding sequence ATGGCAGATAAAAAGAAATGCCGTAAATCTATTACCTTGGATATGAAGCttaaaattattagattgtatGATGAAGGTGTAATTCAAGCTGAAATAGGCCGAAAGCTAGGCTTCACTAGGACCACAATTAACACAGTCATGAAGAACAGAGAAAAAATTGTTGCAGAAGTTAAAAGTGCTACACCTGTTAACACCACAACAATTCGAAAAAGGGATAGCATTGTTGCAGACATGGAGAGACTCCTAATACTTTGGATAGAAAATCAGACAACACGCCATGTTCCTGTAAACCAGGCAATTATACAAAGTAAAGCCTTAAGCTTATTCAATGACCTGAAGGCTAAGAAAGGTGAAGCAGCAAAGGATGCTGAATTTGTTGCAAGCCGTGGATGGTTTGATAGGTTTAAGAAGAGGTCTAATCTACATAACATCAAAGTACAAGGAGAGGCAGCTGCTGCAAATACTGAGGCTGCAGAAAGCTATCCAAGTGAATTTGCAAAAATTATTGAAGATGGAGGCTACTCCATGGATCAAATTTTTAATGTGGATGAGACTGGTCTATTCTGGAAGAAGATGCCTGCAAGAACCTTCATTGCAAGACAGGAAAAATCAATGCCAGGCTACAAGCCAGCTAAAGATAGAATAACCCTTCTGTTAGGTGGCAATGCTTCTGGTACCTTAAAGCTAAAGCCTTTGTTTATTTACCGTTTTCAAAATCCAAGAGCTTTGAAGAACTACGTTAAAACTAGACTTCCAGTGCATTGGagggcaaataaaaaagcatgggtaactgcagccctttttgaggattggtttgacacctgctttgttccagaggtgaaagcttattgcaaagacaataatatccctttcaagatTTTGCTGCTTGTTGATAATGCTCCTGGACACCCTCGAACACTAGAAGAGCTCAACCCTAACATTAGAGTGGAATTCCTACCACCAAATACCACTTCATTACTGCAGCCCATGGATCAATGTGTCATAGCTGCCTTCAAGTTAAACTACTTAAAAAGAACATTCAGTAAGTGTATTGCAGCAATAGACAAAGAAGAAGGTGCAGGGCAAGAAGTCCTATCGAAATTCTGGAAAAGCTACAACATCTTGGATTGCATTAAAACTGTAAGAGATGCTTGGAATGACATAAAGGATACCACAATGAAAAGGgcctggaaaaaattatgcccacaGTTAGCTGATGATTCTGAAGGCGTTGATGATTCTGTAGCTAATGTTACTGAAAATATTGTAGAGATGGCAAGGCAGTTAGAGCTGGAAGTAGAgccagaagatgttgctgaactgcttgcatcccatactgagcccctcagcaatgaagatcttctagaacttgaagaggagagagaagaagaagaagatgtgcaaaatggggttgagaacattgaacagcctgaaggcttaacttcaaaaattctctttcaagCTTTCCGTCATCTTGATAGCGCCATGGCTCTTTTTGAAAAGCATGATAGGGACTTTGAAAGAAGCTTCACAGTCAATGGTAACATTTCAGGGGCTTATTCCTGTTACAAAGAAATCTACAGAGAAAAGAAGAAAGCTACACTTCAAACCTCCATAGAGACTTACTTTTCTAAAAGTCCATCAGCACGCAGATCATCATCATCGACAGACAGTCATTTGGATACCAGATCATCAACTGGCAGTCCATTTCCAGCTCTGGCATCACCACCCAGTCCTGCTCCTTCTCTTATTGCTACTTGTAGTACACCCAATTCGCCAGCAAGAAAGCGTCTCGCCTTTGAAGAGTTGACTTGTGAAACAGAAGATACCAGTATGACTTCATCCTTACTAGAATAA